From a single Rosa rugosa chromosome 7, drRosRugo1.1, whole genome shotgun sequence genomic region:
- the LOC133722840 gene encoding F-box protein CPR1-like has protein sequence MAETHLPEDIIVTILSWLPVKSLIRFTCVSKRFRFIILSDPIFAKSQYKAACEQKTLSRRLLLLSSHATTRLVFRDLETPSFGDTCSFRSLNFRCQKEGGYVRLLGSCSGLLFILTGFDKFPDKFYICNPSTGMLKELPDPGFTAKNPDFWFSLYHGLSYLPATDNYKVFVASENVYLRRDQDFREVEAKMFSVRDHVWKRIEPRPQSYDQLFDGQGTVSNHALHWIYRKDEIVAFDLIKEEFRSMRLPNFDDVSNYTISHLGVCLGGCLSVSRISYYGSINLWVMREYDVSDSWTELFYLKFSNPIEPCSRYITPFIGENSIIIKVWGVNGTGVYNTILMRFDDKGEANGRYIIEQDHVNIIQYEESLLWIEDYHGVEQKEQQVKRLKTHTTRKVVYNNIIITTCSKCSLLHTIFYNGQRMYIVKNNLSPHASFACC, from the coding sequence ATGGCGGAAACACACCTACCCGAAGATATTATAGTGACTATCCTCTCTTGGCTTCCCGTGAAATCCTTGATCCGATTCACCTGCGTTTCGAAACGCTTCCGTTTCATTATATTGTCCGACCCCATATTCGCCAAATCTCAATACAAAGCAGCTTGTGAGCAGAAAACCCTAAGTCGcagactcctcctcctctcGTCACACGCCACCACTCGTCTGGTATTCCGAGACTTGGAAACGCCGTCGTTTGGGGACACTTGTTCGTTTAGAAGTCTGAATTTCCGTTGCCAGAAAGAGGGCGGTTATGTCAGGCTACTGGGGTCCTGCAGTGGATTGCTATTCATTTTAACAGGATTTGATAAATTTCCCGATAAATTTTACATCTGTAACCCATCAACTGGAATGTTGAAGGAACTACCAGACCCTGGTTTTACCGCAAAAAATCCTGATTTCTGGTTCTCCCTCTACCATGGTCTTAGCTATCTGCCTGCTACTGACAACTACAAAGTTTTCGTAGCCTCCGAAAATGTGTACCTCCGTCGTGATCAGGACTTTCGTGAGGTTGAGGCCAAGATGTTCTCAGTAAGAGATCACGTTTGGAAAAGGATTGAACCCCGACCTCAATCATACGATCAATTATTCGATGGTCAGGGGACTGTTTCAAATCATGCACTTCATTGGATATACAGAAAAGACGAGATAGTTGCTTTTGATCTGATTAAGGAGGAGTTCCGGAGCATGCGACTGCCTAATTTCGATGATGTTAGTAATTATACCATCAGCCATCTTGGGGTGTGTCTCGGAGGATGCCTGTCTGTATCTCGAATATCATATTATGGCAGCATTAATTTATGGGTCATGAGAGAGTATGATGTGAGTGACTCCTGGACTGAACTCTTTTACTTGAAGTTCTCCAATCCGATTGAGCCCTGTTCGCGATACATAACACCATTTATTGGGGAAAATAGTATAATTATCAAGGTTTGGGGTGTCAACGGTACGGGTGTCTACAACACCATATTGATGAGGTTTGATGATAAAGGAGAGGCAAATGGCAGGTATATAATTGAGCAAGATCACGTTAACATAATTCAATATGAAGAGAGTCTACTTTGGATTGAAGATTACCATGGCGTCGAACAGAAAGAGCAGCAGGTCAAGAGACTCAAAACCcacactacaagaaaagtagTCTACA